The following nucleotide sequence is from Nitrospirota bacterium.
TGATGAGATTGATCAAAGAACACCATTCTTTTACCTTTTCGATCATGTATACAATTCATTCCATATTAAAAAAAGCAAAAGGGAACCTTCCCTTTTCAGAGAAGTATGCTCGATGTTGAATGTAAAACCTGAAGAAGCGCTCTTCGTAGATGATAACGCCGGTAACATCCAAAGGGCCTCGGCAGAAGGGCTTAAGACGATTCATTTCACTGGCATAGAGAGTTTCGGGAAAGAGATTGTAAAGTTTATTGCCTGAGATATTAGTAACCTACTAAGCCCCTCGTCCCCTGCCCGGGCTCAGATATTCCATACACCGGCAACAGGCTGCTTGCATTGAGGGCAGGCATTGTCCTGTATACGGTTTTTCAGTACCCGGAAACCGTATCGTTCGATCAGAACAGTTTTACAGGCGGGACAAAGGGTATTCTCTCCTTCATCGCCCGGCACATTGCCTGCATAGATATATTTAAGCCCTTTTTGATATCCGATATTCATTGCGCGCTTAAGTGTTTCAACAGGTGTGGGAGGCTTGTCAGTCAGAAGATAAGTCGGATAAAAGCGGCTCACATGCCAGGGTATCGAGGGGTCTACTGAAGCGATGAAATCCACAATGTCGTTCAGGTCATTGTCCGAGTCATTGTGATCGGGGATGATAAGCGTCGTGACCTCAACCCATACCCCAAGCTCTTTCATGAGCCTGATCGTGTTTTTTACGGGCTCAAGTCTCGCCCCGCAGATTTTCTTATAAAAAGTGTCGCCGCCTTTCAGGTCAATATTATTTGCGTCAAGATAAGGAGCTATGAGCTTTGCCGCCCCGGCCCCGGTGTATCCGTTGCTCACAAAAATATTCTTAATGCCTTTTTCATGCGCGAGTTTTGCGCAGTCATACGCAAACTCAAAGAAGATGGTAGGCTCCGTGTAAGTATAGGAAATGCTCTCACACTTATATTGCAGGGCCGCATTCACTATATCTTCGGGTGTCATGTCATTTCCGGGAATAGTGAATTTGCGCTCTTTGGGAAACTGTGAGATCTCATAATTCTGGCAGTGCATGCACCGGAAATTACATCCCGCGGTGGCAATCGAAAAGGAGGATGAGCCGGGGAGAAAATGAAAGAGCGGCTTCTTTTCAATAGGGTCGATATTTGATGCGACGACTTTGCCGTATACAAGGCTGTATAAAACGCCGTCCCTGTTCTCACGCACGGCGCATATGCCCCTTTGACCGTTGCTTATGAGGCAGTTATGCGCGCACAGATGACATCTGGCATCCGTGCCTTTCAGTTTCTCATATACCATCGCCTCTTTCATAAGGTAATTATATCAGGACTTGAACGGTTGTAAATGCGGGGAGCAATTATGAATGGGGAAAGTTCGTAGGTGCTGGTTTCAAACCCGCCCCTGCAATGACGCATCAATTTCCTCTCTTCCTGAAGAAATCAATAAAACCACCGTTTGCCTTAATCGCGCCGTATATCTTAAAATTTCCCGGACAAGAAAATAGAAACAGGTTGACTAATTATGGCGAGAAATAAGTTTTTCAAAAGTTTTCCGAAGGGGCTTTTCTTAGTTCTCATTTTTGCAATGCTTATGAGCATCGGCTTTTATTTTGTTTACCCTAATGTTCCAAAATTAAAAAAGGAAAATCCGGCTAAGACATCATTCATGGAGTTCCGTGAGAAAGAGCGGCAGGAACAGGGAAAGAAAATAAAGATAAGGCAGGCCTGGGTCCCTCTTTCCCGCATCTCCCCGTATCTGATAAAAGCTGTGCTCATTGCCGAGGACGATAAATTCTATCAGCATGAAGGCTTTGATTTTGAGGCAATGCAAAAGGCCTTCGAGAAAGACATCAAGCAGAAAAAGTTCAAATTCGGCGGAAGCACCATAAGCCAGCAGCTTGCAAAAAACCTGTTCCTGTCACCGTCTAAAAATCCTTTGCGGAAATTAAAAGAGGCAATACTCACATGGAGGATAGAGAAGACACTTTCAAAAAGGAGAATACTTGAACTATATTTGAATGTCGCCGAGTGGGGTGAAGGAATATTCGGAATAGAAGCGGCCTCTTTCCACTACTTCGGAAAACCTGCATCAGATTTAAGTCCTGAAGAAGCCGCAAGACTTGCCTCAGTACTGCCGAATCCGAGGAAGTTCAACCCAACAGGTACATCAAGGTATGTGGAAAAACGCTCACGATTGATCTATGACATAATGGTGCGAAGGGGCATCGTGACGGATGAATTTGATTTATTGGAGTAGCACATTTAGAAATCACAGATCATACAGAAAAGATTAAACTAAGACAATCCACAGATTACGCAGATCTCACAGATTGTTTATGAAGTCTTTATTTAATCTGCGAAATCTATGAAATCTGCGGAAATTTGTTTTCATTCTCCGTGTCCTCTGTGGTTAAACATTTTATCAAAACCGAATATCACCAGAAAGATCAGCGCTGAGATAAATGCGGTGGACATACCGTAATAGAAAGTCGCGTGAGGGCCGAACTTGTCCCACAGATAACCGCCGACAACACTCGCGGGAAATACCGCGATCCCGACAAACGTATTATATATCCCGTATGCAGTAGCCTTGCATTCAGCGGGTATTATTGATCCGAGATACGCCTTTTGGATTCCCTCTGTAAGGCCCATAAATACGCCGTAGAGGAGAAACAACCCCCAGATGTGGCCCTGCTCTGTAGCCACGGCAAAGCCCCAGTAAATAAAACCGAAGAGGACGAAGCCGGAAAGTATGATCCTCTTCCTTCCGATCCTGTCTGATAGAATTCCCGCGGGCATGGCTGTAAGCGCATAGACAAGATTAAAGAAAAGATAAAGCACCGGTATCTGCGTTTCTTTTATACCGGCGCTTGTCGCCTTCAGGATCAAAAACACGTCGCTTGAATTGCCGATGGCAAAAAGGGTCGCGATAGCCACAAATGTTTTGTATCTCCAGTCAAAATTAGTGCGAAAGTTCGGAAGTTCTGAAGCTCGGAAGTCCTTACCTTCCGCACTTCCGCGCTTCCGAACTTCTGCGCCATTGATCTTTTGCTCTTTTATAAAAAATAAAATTACAACCACCGCAATTATCCCCGGTATCATTGAAAGCCAGAACACGAGGCGGTAATTGCCGGTAAATAATGAGAGTATGACAAAGGCAACCGCAGGCCCTGCTACCGCGCCGAATGTATCCATCCCCCTATGAAAACCGAATGAGCGACCGAGTTCGGCGCGTGGAGTGGACTCTGCGATTATGGCATCTCTTGGAGCGCCCCTTATGCCCTTACCGAACCTGTCGATGAAACGAAAGGTTAGCACATGGCCCCATACAGTTGAAAGCGCGATCACCGGCCTGCTCAATGCCGAGATGCCGTAGCCGGCAACCATGAGGACCTTTCTTTTACCCATCCTGTCCGAGAGCCAGCCTGAAAATACCTTCAGCAAACTCGCGGTGCTCTCAGCAATTCCTTCGATGAGCCCGATAACGGACTTGTTGACACCAAGCACGGAACTCAGAAATATCGGCACCAGCGGGTATATCATCTCGGAGCTGAAGTCCATAAAGAAACTCACAAGCCCGGTGAAGAATACATTCCTGTTCAAGCCAAGGATTTTTTTGGACGGCATATTAAATCATATTATTAAAACAACGCGAAATGTAATTTACCACAGAGACACTGAGGCACAGAGGTTGTTCATTCTCTCATTCTCTCATTCTCTCAGTGTCTCTGTGGTTATTCACAATTAGTTCTGAATCATCCTTTTTCAAGAAACTTTTCCCCGGTAACGCCCATGGCTATTGCGCCCATTGGAGCGGTAAAGAGTATTGACAGGACGGCGACGGCAAGGATTATTTCTCCCGATTTAACTCCGATGGAAAGCGGCACAGCGCCGATTGCCGCTTGTACCGTCGCCTTTGGAATATACGCGACCATGCAGAAAAGTTTTTCCCTGAAATTCAGCTCGGTTCTTATCAGCGAAATATATGTCCCGGCAGCCCTTGCCAGTAATCCGAGAAATATGACTGCCGCTCCTGCCAGTCCCGCATCCAATGCCACGTGAATATTGACCTGGGTCCCAACCAGTACAAAAAGCAGTATCTCCGCGAAGACCCAGATCTTGCCGAGCTTCTGTGATATCTTATGGGCAATAGGTTCTGATTTTTCAAGTATGATGAAACCGATGGCTATGACACCCGAAAGCGCGGAGATGGATACAAAAGGTTTAAGTGTCTTTTCAAGCCATGTAAGAAGTATCGCGGTCCCGATGACGATCATGCCTTTCTTGGTGGCCCTCGGCTCAAATCTTTCAAATATCTTGTATAACGCAAATCCTGTTACAATACCGGCGGCAATGCCGAGGCTTATGGAAACCGGTATATCTAAAAGCTTCATCAGGATGTTTGTGTTTTCCCCCTCATACATCCCGATCAACGCTGAAAAGA
It contains:
- a CDS encoding MFS transporter; its protein translation is MPSKKILGLNRNVFFTGLVSFFMDFSSEMIYPLVPIFLSSVLGVNKSVIGLIEGIAESTASLLKVFSGWLSDRMGKRKVLMVAGYGISALSRPVIALSTVWGHVLTFRFIDRFGKGIRGAPRDAIIAESTPRAELGRSFGFHRGMDTFGAVAGPAVAFVILSLFTGNYRLVFWLSMIPGIIAVVVILFFIKEQKINGAEVRKRGSAEGKDFRASELPNFRTNFDWRYKTFVAIATLFAIGNSSDVFLILKATSAGIKETQIPVLYLFFNLVYALTAMPAGILSDRIGRKRIILSGFVLFGFIYWGFAVATEQGHIWGLFLLYGVFMGLTEGIQKAYLGSIIPAECKATAYGIYNTFVGIAVFPASVVGGYLWDKFGPHATFYYGMSTAFISALIFLVIFGFDKMFNHRGHGE
- a CDS encoding cation:proton antiporter: MAISLALIIILGLLSDYLFRLIRLPGIIGMLLAGILAGPHVLNLIDPALIKVSSDFRMIALIVILLRAGFATRRETLNRVGKRALLVGFVPAVFEGTFVALIAPFFFHVSLIESAILGSVVAAVSPAVVVPSMIKFIEDNRGTKKGIPTLLLASSSLDNVFVIVIFSALIGMYEGENTNILMKLLDIPVSISLGIAAGIVTGFALYKIFERFEPRATKKGMIVIGTAILLTWLEKTLKPFVSISALSGVIAIGFIILEKSEPIAHKISQKLGKIWVFAEILLFVLVGTQVNIHVALDAGLAGAAVIFLGLLARAAGTYISLIRTELNFREKLFCMVAYIPKATVQAAIGAVPLSIGVKSGEIILAVAVLSILFTAPMGAIAMGVTGEKFLEKG
- the mtgA gene encoding monofunctional biosynthetic peptidoglycan transglycosylase — translated: MARNKFFKSFPKGLFLVLIFAMLMSIGFYFVYPNVPKLKKENPAKTSFMEFREKERQEQGKKIKIRQAWVPLSRISPYLIKAVLIAEDDKFYQHEGFDFEAMQKAFEKDIKQKKFKFGGSTISQQLAKNLFLSPSKNPLRKLKEAILTWRIEKTLSKRRILELYLNVAEWGEGIFGIEAASFHYFGKPASDLSPEEAARLASVLPNPRKFNPTGTSRYVEKRSRLIYDIMVRRGIVTDEFDLLE
- the amrS gene encoding AmmeMemoRadiSam system radical SAM enzyme, which encodes MKEAMVYEKLKGTDARCHLCAHNCLISNGQRGICAVRENRDGVLYSLVYGKVVASNIDPIEKKPLFHFLPGSSSFSIATAGCNFRCMHCQNYEISQFPKERKFTIPGNDMTPEDIVNAALQYKCESISYTYTEPTIFFEFAYDCAKLAHEKGIKNIFVSNGYTGAGAAKLIAPYLDANNIDLKGGDTFYKKICGARLEPVKNTIRLMKELGVWVEVTTLIIPDHNDSDNDLNDIVDFIASVDPSIPWHVSRFYPTYLLTDKPPTPVETLKRAMNIGYQKGLKYIYAGNVPGDEGENTLCPACKTVLIERYGFRVLKNRIQDNACPQCKQPVAGVWNI